The stretch of DNA CGGTCGCGAGCATCCCCGTCTTCACCGCGCCGAGGTCGAAGTCGTCGCGGACGGCCCGCCACTGGGCCTCGATCTCCGCGACCGGGAGGACGTGCGAGCGCTCGACGCCGCGGGTGTTCTGTGCCGTGACGGCCGTGACGACGGACGTACCGAAGACGCCGTGTGACTCCATCGTCTTCAGATCCGCCTGGATGCCCGCTCCTCCGCCGGAGTCGCTGCCGGCGACGGTGAGTGCGACCGGCGGCGAGACGGGTGCCCGACGCCGCGTCACGCCGCACCTCCCGTCTCACTCGCCGTTCGTTCCCGTCTCGAACCGAGTGCCGTTGCCATGCACGTACGTACGACGAGCTTCCATTTAGCGGTGATGGAGTGCGCCGTCGGTCCAAGCGACAAGACCTATCTACGACCGGGGGAAAACCACCGCCACGCAGATGAGGGAGCGCTCGTCGAACCGCCGCGTGGGTCTCGTGACTATCGTGCTGATTCTGTCCGTGGCAGTCGGGCCGGCGCTCGGAGCTATCGCGTCACCATCGGCCACCCAGTTCGGAAGTGGTCCCGTCTCCCAGCAGGGCGTCGACACCGACTCCGTCCGCCTGATCGTCTCGGTCGAGGAGAACGGCTCGGCGACGTGGACCGTTCAGTACTGGACGCGGCTCGACGACGAGAACACGACCGCCGCGTTCGAGTCACTCCAGCGCGACATCGAGGCGACCCCGTCGAACTTCTCCGATCGCTTCGCGTCGCGTATGCGCTCGACGGTCCGTGCGTCGGAGAACGCGACCGGCCGGGAGATGGCCGCCACCGGCTTCGGCGTGACGGCCGAGACGCGGACGCCCCCGGACTACGGCGTCATCGTCTACACCTTCCGCTGGGACGGCTTCGCCGCCGTCGACGGCGATACGGTCCGCGTCGGCGACGCCATCGAGGGGCTCTTCCTCGACGATCGGACCCGGCTCGTGATCGAGTGGCCGACGGAGTACACGACGACCGACATCACTCCGGAACCGGACGAACGCCGGACCGACGCGGTCGTCTGGCGCGGCGCCGAGACGAGTTTCGTCTCCGGCGAACCGAGCGTCGCCCTCCGTCCGGCGTCGGTCGACACGACGAGCGGCGGCGACGGTGGGACCGGCAGTGACGGCGACGGTGCCGGGACGACGCCCTCGTCCGACGGCGGGCCGATGCTCCCGCTGGTCGCCGTCGGGCTGTTCCTCGCCGTCGGGGTGGTCGCGTGGCGCTACCGCGACCGGTTCGCCGGGCGTCCGGACGACGCGGACGGCGTGTCGACGCCGACGGCGAACGGCGCGAGCGACGGCGGCGCTACGGACCGCGAGGACCTCCTGAGCAACGAGGAGCGTGTCCTCCAGTTCGTCCGCGAGCAGGGTGGTCGGGTCAAACAGCAGGAAATCGTCGAGGCGTTCGACTGGACGGAGGCGCGAACGAGTCAGATCGTCCGCGACCTGCGCGACGACGGCAGCCTCGAAGGCTTCCGTCTCGGCCGCGAGAACGTGCTGAAGCTCCCCGACGACGACTCGTAGGGTCGCCCCGCTCACGCCCTCCCCCCGACACGCACGGCGATTCAGGCGCTCCCTACGGCCGGTTTAATCCGGATTAAGCGTTCTTGATGTTCGATGCGGTTTATTGGCTTCTCTCACGTATCACTGCCCGTGATGAGCCGAGACGTTCCGACTGTCGTCGCGTTCGCGCTCGCCGTCGTCGTCACCGTCAGCGTGGTGGCGCTCCCGGCGTCGGCGCTCGGGGGCGCGACGGCGACGGTGACGACTCCTGGCGGCGGCGTGGCACCGCAGACGACGAACGGCTCGGCGAACGCGTCGGAGTCGCTCGCCCCCGGCCAGCGCCTCGCCGGCGTCGTCGGCGTTCAGGGCGCCGAAATCGACGGCGAACTCGAGGAGCGGACGCTGGAGACGCGGGTCGACCGCGCCGCATCCAACGGCTCGAAGGCCGCCGTCGTGGCGACGGAACTCAACACGGCTCGTGGGCGGCTCCGCGACCTGCGCGAGACCCAGGCTGCCCTCCGGGAGGCGCGACGGTCGGGGGAGCTCTCGACCGGCGAGTACCGCGCCCGGATGGCGATCACGGCCGCCCAGATTCGGGCGGTGCGGACGCAACTCGACTCCAGCGAGGCAGTCAGCCGTGACCTCCCCGACGCCGCGCTCGAAGC from Haloplanus salinus encodes:
- a CDS encoding DUF7345 domain-containing protein translates to MGLVTIVLILSVAVGPALGAIASPSATQFGSGPVSQQGVDTDSVRLIVSVEENGSATWTVQYWTRLDDENTTAAFESLQRDIEATPSNFSDRFASRMRSTVRASENATGREMAATGFGVTAETRTPPDYGVIVYTFRWDGFAAVDGDTVRVGDAIEGLFLDDRTRLVIEWPTEYTTTDITPEPDERRTDAVVWRGAETSFVSGEPSVALRPASVDTTSGGDGGTGSDGDGAGTTPSSDGGPMLPLVAVGLFLAVGVVAWRYRDRFAGRPDDADGVSTPTANGASDGGATDREDLLSNEERVLQFVREQGGRVKQQEIVEAFDWTEARTSQIVRDLRDDGSLEGFRLGRENVLKLPDDDS